One genomic region from Skermania piniformis encodes:
- a CDS encoding siderophore-interacting protein, protein MGRGIGGALTKAWGGKDYQFTVTGTTQVTEKYIRVGFEGGGLLTAHPVHPTQWVRLWFPTDGNADKLQQRGYTLVDPDPDHDRFDVEFALHGGPASAWADATKPGDRIEATVLGSNFTLPDPLPAEFVVFGDTASLPAINSLLDAIGDVPARVWLEWQHETDPTLPVRATAGTEVTWLERVHDGQLLRLAADELTCRPDTFAWVACDGLTTRSITKTLRTKHGLPKTSIKSQAYWK, encoded by the coding sequence ATGGGTAGAGGAATCGGCGGCGCACTCACCAAGGCCTGGGGTGGCAAGGACTATCAGTTCACCGTCACCGGAACGACGCAGGTCACCGAGAAATACATCCGGGTCGGCTTCGAGGGCGGTGGCTTGTTGACCGCCCATCCGGTGCACCCGACTCAATGGGTACGCCTGTGGTTCCCGACCGACGGCAACGCGGACAAACTCCAGCAGCGCGGCTATACCCTGGTCGACCCCGATCCGGACCACGACCGCTTCGATGTCGAGTTCGCGCTGCACGGCGGACCGGCCTCCGCCTGGGCCGACGCCACCAAGCCGGGCGATCGGATCGAGGCGACCGTGCTGGGCTCGAACTTCACGTTGCCCGATCCGCTGCCGGCGGAGTTCGTCGTCTTCGGTGACACCGCCTCGCTCCCGGCGATCAACTCGCTGCTCGACGCGATCGGCGATGTGCCGGCGCGGGTCTGGCTGGAGTGGCAGCACGAAACCGACCCCACGCTGCCGGTGCGGGCAACGGCCGGCACCGAGGTGACCTGGCTGGAGCGGGTGCACGACGGGCAGCTGCTACGGCTCGCCGCCGACGAGCTGACCTGTCGGCCCGACACCTTCGCCTGGGTCGCGTGCGACGGCCTGACCACCCGCAGCATCACCAAAACGCTGCGCACCAAGCACGGCCTGCCGAAGACCTCGATCAAGTCACAGGCGTACTGGAAGTAG
- a CDS encoding glycerol-3-phosphate dehydrogenase/oxidase → MTKQPGTQFLGPQQREEAWARLGKEQFDVVVIGGGVVGAGAALDAATRGLKVALVEARDYASGTSSRSSKMFHGGLRYLEQLEFGLVREALRERELSLTTLAPHLVRPLRFLYPLTHRGWERPYVASGLFLYDQMGGARSVPAQKQLSRAGALRLAPALKRRSLIGGISYYDTVVDDARHTLTVARTAAYYGAVVRNSTQVVGFLREADRVSGVRVRDSEDGRTAEIRAHAVINATGVWTDEVQALSHQRGHFRVRASKGVHVVVPRDRIVSDAAIILRTATSVLFVIPWGTHWIVGTTDTDWNLDLAHPAATRADIDYLLSRVNDVLVTPLTHADIDGVYAGLRPLLAGESDETSKLSREHAVARVSPGLVAIAGGKYTTYRVMAQDAVELAAEDIPARVSPSITERVPLLGADGYFALVNQTLQLAELYGVHPYRIKHLLERYGSLIDEVLDLAEDRPELLQPLTEAPSYLQVEVVYAAAAEGALHLEDILARRTRIAIEYAHRGVDCAEQVARLVAPVLGWDEAEIDREVGTYQARVEAEVRSQTQPDDASADALRAAAPEARMEILEPVLAAR, encoded by the coding sequence GTGACGAAACAACCGGGCACCCAGTTCCTCGGTCCACAGCAGCGTGAAGAGGCCTGGGCACGGCTGGGCAAAGAGCAGTTCGACGTCGTCGTGATCGGTGGCGGCGTGGTCGGAGCCGGTGCCGCCCTGGATGCCGCCACCCGGGGCCTCAAGGTCGCGCTGGTCGAGGCCCGCGATTACGCATCCGGTACGTCGAGCCGGTCGTCGAAGATGTTCCACGGCGGTCTGCGATACCTGGAGCAGCTGGAGTTCGGCTTGGTCCGCGAGGCGTTGCGGGAGCGCGAGCTGTCGCTGACCACCCTGGCGCCGCACCTGGTCCGCCCGCTGCGGTTCCTCTACCCGCTGACCCACCGCGGCTGGGAGCGGCCCTACGTGGCGTCCGGATTGTTCCTCTACGACCAGATGGGTGGCGCGCGCTCGGTCCCGGCGCAGAAGCAACTGTCCCGCGCCGGCGCGCTGCGGTTGGCCCCGGCGTTGAAGCGGCGTTCGCTGATCGGCGGGATCAGTTACTACGACACGGTCGTCGACGATGCCCGGCACACCCTGACCGTGGCCCGGACCGCTGCGTACTACGGTGCGGTGGTGCGGAATTCGACTCAAGTGGTCGGCTTCCTACGGGAGGCCGATCGGGTCAGCGGGGTCCGCGTGCGCGACTCCGAGGACGGCCGGACCGCCGAGATCCGGGCGCACGCGGTGATCAACGCGACCGGGGTGTGGACCGACGAAGTGCAGGCGCTCTCGCATCAGCGTGGCCACTTCCGGGTTCGGGCATCCAAGGGGGTGCACGTCGTCGTGCCGCGCGACCGGATCGTCAGCGATGCGGCGATCATCCTGCGCACCGCGACGTCGGTACTCTTCGTGATTCCCTGGGGCACGCACTGGATCGTCGGGACGACCGATACCGATTGGAACCTCGACCTGGCCCATCCGGCCGCTACCCGGGCGGATATCGACTACCTGCTCAGCCGGGTGAACGACGTGCTGGTCACCCCGCTCACCCACGCCGACATCGACGGGGTGTACGCCGGTTTGCGGCCGTTGCTGGCGGGGGAGAGCGACGAGACGTCGAAGTTGTCCCGCGAGCATGCCGTCGCGCGGGTCTCGCCCGGGCTGGTCGCCATCGCGGGTGGCAAGTACACCACCTACCGGGTGATGGCGCAGGACGCGGTCGAGCTTGCCGCCGAGGATATTCCGGCGCGGGTATCGCCCTCGATCACCGAACGGGTGCCGCTGCTGGGGGCGGACGGCTATTTCGCTCTGGTCAATCAGACCCTGCAGCTGGCCGAGCTGTACGGCGTGCATCCCTATCGGATCAAGCATCTGCTGGAGCGGTACGGATCGCTGATCGACGAGGTGCTCGACCTGGCCGAGGACCGGCCGGAGCTGCTGCAGCCGCTCACCGAGGCCCCGTCCTACCTGCAGGTGGAGGTGGTGTACGCCGCGGCCGCGGAGGGGGCACTGCACCTGGAGGACATCCTGGCCCGCCGGACCCGCATCGCGATCGAGTACGCGCACCGCGGGGTGGACTGTGCCGAGCAGGTGGCGCGGCTGGTCGCGCCGGTGCTCGGTTGGGACGAGGCCGAGATCGACCGCGAGGTCGGCACCTATCAGGCCCGGGTCGAGGCCGAGGTCCGGTCGCAGACCCAGCCCGACGATGCCTCGGCCGACGCGTTGCGCGCGGCGGCGCCGGAAGCCCGGATGGAGATCCTGGAGCCGGTGCTCGCCGCGCGGTGA